The following are encoded in a window of Primulina eburnea isolate SZY01 chromosome 4, ASM2296580v1, whole genome shotgun sequence genomic DNA:
- the LOC140831154 gene encoding uncharacterized protein, which produces MGSFRGHIVPGTLFLVVGIWHMWCSVARYVSNPKSFRFRVWNPVPGFNGRIKYLELYVVTIGGFIDLCIEFLYSTHLKIFVHGGLNPSHMNNFEHSGMLLMFFIFGIVALFSETTSFLPLPDGALSLIASAAFTAECLLFYFHSTTHKGLEGCYHFILVLLISLCILSAIAGAFSPTSFPVDLCSGIAITLQGLWFYQTAFALYGPMVPEGCWLQDNEITCRSTEHEIHGELLANFQLFVLVFCVLVAVVGAYIFAEMRLNRTPNLVNSPASLEH; this is translated from the exons ATGGGTTCTTTCCGAGGGCATATTGTACCAGGGACGTTGTTTCTTGTCGTTGGGATATGGCATATGTGGTGTTCTGTGGCCAGATATGTATCAAATCCTAAGTCGTTTCGATTTAGAGTTTGGAACCCTGTTCCAGGTTTTAATGGGAGGATTAAGTACTTAGAGCTTTATGTTGTTACAATTGGAGGATTCATTGATCTGTGCATAGAATTTTTGTATTCAACGCATCTCAAGATCTTTGTTCATGGAGGCTTGAATCCTTCTCATATGAACAACTTCGAGCACTCTGGGATGCTACTCATGTTCTTCATCTTTGGTATCGTCGCACTGTTTTCTGAGACGACTAG TTTTCTCCCTTTGCCCGATGGAGCATTAAGCTTGATAGCTTCAGCAGCTTTCACCGCAGAGTGTCTCTTGTTTTACTTCCACTCTACGACCCACAAAGGCCTTGAGGGATGTTACCACTTCATTCTAGTACTTCTTATATCCCTCTGTATACTATCTGCAATAGCAGGAGCATTCTCGCCCACCAGTTTTCCAGTTGATTTATGCAGCGGCATTGCCATTACACTTCAAGGCCTTTGGTTCTATCAGACTGCATTCGCTCTCTACGGTCCAATGGTGCCAGAGGGATGCTGGCTTCAGGATAACGAGatcacgtgtcgatcaactgaACATGAGATCCATGGCGAGTTGCTTGCTAATTTCCAGCTATTTGTACTAGTTTTTTGCGTTCTTGTAGCAGTCGTGGGTGCATACATTTTCGCAGAGATGAGATTGAATCGTACTCCAAATCTTGTGAACTCGCCTGCTTCATTGGAACACTGA
- the LOC140831153 gene encoding growth-regulating factor 4-like, with amino-acid sequence MSGTASAPAVVGGGGGVGEVVYGGYRPPFTAVQWQELEHQAMIYKYLVAGLPIPPDLIMPIRRSFDALASRLFHYPSSGYCSYYGKKFDPEPGRCRRTDGKKWRCSKDAHPDSKYCDRHMHRGRNRSRKHVESQSTSQSLSTAISHISTGSNNSSGSFPNMSLYSVGSSEESALGRNVTKLQMEPFSYGIHSKDLRYLHGSTSHSDEHKFSPEASLGLGSCAGSGTWCHLPSQVCPSSSLKQSSDSQFLGHSSSQEIMPRAFETSNDAMAKQREQHRVVGNELCSLGQIKQEHQNLVHPFFSEWPTTKVSWSNLYDEDGSDKNVFSSTQLSMSISRANSEFSTRSSYSPNDT; translated from the exons ATGAGTGGCACGGCTTCTGCACCTGCGGTGGTGGGGGGAGGGGGAGGGGTAGGGGAGGTAGTTTACGGAGGGTATAGGCCACCATTCACAGCAGTGCAGTGGCAGGAGCTGGAACACCAAGCCATGATATATAAGTACCTGGTGGCTGGACTTCCAATCCCACCGGACCTCATTATGCCGATTCGCCGCAGCTTTGATGCCCTTGCGTCCCGTTTATTCCACTATCCTTCGT CGGGCTATTGTTCCTACTATGGGAAGAAATTTGATCCTGAGCCTGGAAGATGCCGAAGGACAGATGGGAAGAAGTGGAGATGCTCCAAAGACGCACATCCAGACTCCAAATATTGCGATCGGCACATGCACCGAGGTCGCAACCGTTCAAGAAAGCATGTGGAATCTCAATCTACCTCGCAGTCTTTGTCAACTGCGATATCTCACATCTCTACTGGAAGCAACAATAGCAGTGGAAGCTTTCCAAATATGTCATTATATTCTGTTGGTAGTTCTGAAGAATCAGCTCTAGGAAGAAATGTGACGAAGCTGCAGATGGAGCCTTTCTCCTATGGGATCCATAGCAAGGATTTGAG GTACCTCCATGGATCAACTTCTCATTCTGATGAGCATAAATTCTCCCCGGAAGCTTCTCTGGGTTTAGGCTCTTGTGCAGGTAGCGGAACATGGTGTCACTTGCCTTCCCAAGTTTGTCCGAGCTCTTCATTGAAGCAGAGCTCTGATTCCCAGTTTTTGGGACATTCCTCTTCTCAAGAAATCATGCCACGTGCTTTTGAAACCAGTAACGATGCCATGGCAAAACAGAGGGAGCAGCACCGTGTTGTTGGGAACGAGCTTTGTTCACTGGGGCAAATTAAGCAGGAGCATCAAAATCTAGTGCACCCTTTCTTCAGCGAGTGGCCCACGACCAAAGTGTCATGGTCCAATCTTTATGATGAAGATGGGTCCGACAAGAACGTCTTCTCCTCTACTCAGCTATCCATGTCGATTTCAAGGGCGAATTCTGAGTTTTCAACAAGGAGCTCTTACTCCCCGAATG ACACTTGA
- the LOC140831152 gene encoding pyruvate kinase, cytosolic isozyme, translated as MKMELNNDVEIGGDDVIVARPKTKIVCTLGPASRSVPMVEKLLRAGMNVARFNFSHGSHEYHQETLNNLRQAMDNTGILCAVMLDTKGPEIRTGFLKDAKPIQLKQGQEITITTDYNIKGDEEMICMSYKKLAEDVKPGSVILCADGTITFAVLACDKEKGLVHCRCENTAVLGERKNVNLPGVIVDLPTLTEKDKEDILKWGVPNQIDMIALSFVRKGSDLVEVRKLLGEHAKSILLMSKVENQEGVANFDEILTNSDAFMVARGDLGMEIPIEKIFLAQKVMIYKCNIQGKPVVTATQMLESMIKSPRPTRAEATDVANAVLDGTDCVMLSGETAAGAYPDLAVRTMAKICIEAESTIDYSDAIKRILANAPVPMSPLESLASSAVRTANSAKAALILVLTRGGSTAKLVAKYRPGMPILSVVVPEIKTDSFDWSCSDESPARHSLIFRGLVPVLCAGSARASHEESTEEALEFALQHAKTKGLCKVGDAVVALHRIGTSSIIKIVTVK; from the exons ATGAAGATGGAGTTGAACAACGATGTGGAAATTGGTGGAGATGATGTTATTGTGGCCAGGCCTAAGACGAAGATCGTGTGCACGCTGGGACCGGCGTCTCGTTCTGTTCCCATGGTGGAGAAGCTTCTTCGTGCGGGGATGAACGTCGCTCGATTCAATTTTTCGCATGGATCTCACGAATATCATCAGGAGACACTCAATAACCTCCGCCAGGCTATGGACAACACCGGCATACTCTGCGCCGTCATGCTCGACACCAAG GGTCCAGAAATTCGAACAGGTTTCTTAAAAGATGCCAAGCCTATCCAACTGAAGCAGGGACAAGAGATCACAATAACCACTGACTACAACATCAAAGGTGATGAGGAAATGATCTGCATGAGCTACAAAAAATTGGCAGAGGATGTAAAGCCTGGTAGTGTTATATTGTGTGCTGACGGCACTATCACCTTCGCTGTTTTGGCTTGTGACAAAGAAAAAGGCTTAGTACATTGCCGCTGTGAGAACACTGCGGTTCTAGGTGAAAGGAAAAATGTCAACCTTCCTGGTGTTATTGTGGATCTCCCAACTTTGACAGAGAAAGACAAAGAAGATATCTTGAAATGGGGAGTTCCAAATCAAATTGATATGATTGCTCTTTCCTTTGTTCGAAAAGGTTCTGACTTGGTGGAGGTCAGAAAATTGCTGGGTGAGCATGCCAAAAGCATCCTTCTCATGTCTAAG GTTGAAAATCAAGAAGGGGTGGCGAATTTTGATGAAATTTTAACCAATTCAGATGCCTTCATGGTGGCTCGTGGTGATCTGGGCATGGAAATTCCAATAGAGAAGATATTTTTGGCTCAAAAGGTGATGATATACAAGTGTAATATCCAAGGAAAGCCTGTGGTCACTGCAACACAGATGTTGGAATCAATGATCAAGTCTCCGAGGCCAACTCGAGCAGAAGCCACAGATGTTGCCAATGCTGTTCTTGATGGTACAGACTGCGTAATGCTCAGTGGTGAAACTGCTGCAGGAGCTTATCCAGATCTTGCGGTCCGTACCATGGCCAAGATTTGCATAGAAGCTGAAAGCACAATTGATTACAGTGATGCTATTAAACGAATATTGGCAAATGCACCAGTTCCCATGAGCCCATTGGAGAGCCTTGCATCATCAGCAGTTCGAACAGCTAATTCAGCTAAAGCAGCTCTTATTTTGGTCCTGACTAGAGGAGGCAGTACTGCGAAGCTAGTGGCTAAATACAGGCCAGGCATGCCAATTTTGTCAGTGGTGGTTCCTGAAATAAAGACCGATTCATTTGATTGGTCGTGCAGTGACGAATCTCCGGCCAGGCACAGTCTTATATTCAGAGGACTTGTTCCTGTTCTTTGTGCAGGATCTGCTAGGGCTTCTCACGAGGAGTCAACTGAGGAAGCTCTGGAGTTTGCTCTTCAGCACGCTAAAACAAAAGGACTCTGCAAGGTGGGAGACGCTGTCGTGGCCCTCCACCGTATTGGGACTTCATCTATCATTAAGATCGTCACTGTCAAGTGA